The region AAATTGCTGGAGCATGCAGGATTTATTGAAGCATAATGCTCTGCCTGAAGGCTCTTTCTCAGCCAGAATAGTAATAAACATTTCAAACAAGCCTAAACTCCTGTTATTAGGAGCTGAAGAGAGAATAACTCTAATGGTTTATTTAATTAAACCCTGATTTTTACTATTTTTGCATGTGACCTGTTCAAAAGCATGTGCTTGCTTGTGTAAGTGGGAAACAACCAAggagcaaataaaaacaaaatgagaGGGCACAGAAACaatctttaaagaaaacagacaaaatgtGCAGAAACCTGGAAGCAAACACAGGCTACAACCTGTTGtccaagaaagagaaagaaaagccaatGTTTATATGAGTATCTCCTCCTCCAGAGCAAAGTCTGAAGGACAGCAAGTCTGAAGCTTcatcttctgctgcttctgcactACCACCTCAAGTTTTAACCCTTCACTAGAAGAGCGTGGTATCTCACCTCCACAGAGAGGTCCCCAGGGTACAGAATCTCCAGAACATCTCCAGACTTGGTATGATATGGAACCAGCTGATCACCTCGCTGCCGAGCAATCACAGTCACCttggaagagagggaaaaatatttactggtTTCTGAGTTGGGAACTGAGCttacaaaatacagaaacagtTGAAGACTCACCTTATCAGCAGAGCCCAAATGGGGATCATCTCCACTCAGACCTGCATAGAAGAAAGAGACACGAAGGTCTCCTACCTACAAACAATAGAAGATTGGAAGTCAAGAAAGATCGTTTTACAAAGGGGAatcacaggaaagaaaactcaGCACAGGAACATCCTTTATTTATCAACACTTTTTCTGAACATTTATGTCACTGAAGAGATAGCCAGAATGATTTCCAAGCTGTCCTTTTTTCAGGGCTAGCTGGCTGCTGAAACATGAGAGCTCAAATGTGGTTTTGTAATATCCCCTCTGATTAATCTGCAGGAGCACATGATATGCTTTATTCATCCCTCATCATTCCATCCTTTGGCAAAACAGGGCAGGCAGCACAATGTTTCAACAAGCTGTTTGTACTCCTCAATACAGCAAGGCAGAGGTGGAACCCACCTCCCAGCACCATCCCTTTCCATTTAAAAGTACAGCAGACTTGAGAAAACAGAGAATAAAGGAGCAGACTGGAAGTTTTCTGCAAGAGAAGCACTCATTCTCTAGGGCTGCACTAAGGGAGTCAACCTGTGATGGTCTAAacattttctatatatttaaGCAGAAATGAGACATGCCCCAATTCCTTTTTCACACACAAGTAATCACTGCTTTAGTTTATCTTTCCCATCTTACTTCTGGACGCCTGGGGTTGTCGCTGTGATAGAAATAATCTTCTCTTCGGGTAACATCAGCATGGGGATCCTCCAGGTGTGACAAGCTCAACTGCTTGAAATCATCAATTTTATCCACGAGACCTAAGCAGAATAGAGAATCAAGCTGAGGCCCAGTGTCTAACCTGGAACGGCCAATTTGCTGGCTGGCTTCCTGATTATCACCTGACATGACAGCTACTGTGGAAAGAACCAAAGTCCACTGCTGATGCAACAGCAGACCCAAAGCCAGTACAAAACAACCCTTACCCTTGGAAAGAACAAAGCTGCCAACCTGGACGTTAGGAGAAACAACAGTGAAAGACTCCACAGCCATGGCACTAAGGAACAGAGAGAGTCCCTGATTAGTCCCAGAATTATGATCAAAACTCTTGATTTGCAGTATATAGAACTATATATAGAACAGAAAAGGTACTGTGGCAAACATCAGGAGAAACTCAAAGAGCTAAATGACTGTCATGATGTGAAAACAAATCCATCAAGTCTAGACTGCATACTGTTGGAGCCATTAAAACAAGTTAAGACATCACTCTCGGAGCTGCTCTAATTTCTTTATGCCTTCATTCTCCCAACTACCAAAAGTACAGCAGTTTCCATCTATTGTACTCTGTTATGAAATCAGTcatttagctttcatatttgaTCAGATCCAGTGACAGAATTCAGAGGGACTGTGCCAGATGGCATCTCACCTTGGGTTTTTGTGTCCAATTTCTCGATCAAAGTTTCTGCTGTTCACAACTTCCGATTTCCACTCTGTATCTAAACAGAGCAATAAGAAGGTTGAGTAAGAGACACTCAGATCTCACTTACTGAAGACACCTCTCAGTCATTAGTTCTAGGTTACATATAATAATACTGTCTACATCAATGTCTGTGATAGTCTGTACTGATACACAGATCCCTCCTCCTAGTATATTATCAGGGAATGGCAAGATTTAGGGTGAAAAAAGGTATTTTGGGGATAAAATTGTAATTCAACTTTGCTCAGCTTTGTTGTCGGCATCTTCCATGATCAGGCTTTGATTCCTGGCTCCACTCTTTGGGAATAAGCTGGTTTTATGATAACAAGGAACAGGGGGCAAATGGAGAGGAGTCTGGAGTGAATTTGAGCCCAGGAAAAGTTGAGTCCAAATGTGTTTTGCCAATACCCAAGtcagtaattaaatatttaaactgacAATAAACTTTCCCTAGGGAGAGTCTCttttgcccatgatggtaaCTGGAAAGCCATCTCCCCATCTTTCTTTCAACCTCTCCTTCACTGCTGTTGTTCCCAACTTCTTCCCCAGTCCTGCTGAGGGGAGAGTAATCAAGCAGCTGGGTGGGTCCATGGCTGGCATACACAGACATTTATGGTACAGAATCCATCAATCTTTAGAGGACAGCTGTTTTTTTAGATGGCACTTCTTTTTGTTCCCTATCATTGTGAGCCTGTTTTTCATGGCTCACAACCACTAGCTTTGCCCCTTATGTACCTCCATAATACAGGGTCCCCATGCTCCACTCAGCTGAGTAGTTTTATAAGACCACACCCAGAAACTGCTGCATGCCCACGTTACACATCCATGTGCTTTGATCAGAGGTAAATGAAACGCAGAGACCGATCTCCAAATACACAATGACTCAGAGTACTTTTCTGCCACTGGGTAGATCAGAATAATGCACTCAGTTGTGCTCCTGCCAAAAAAGCACTTGGCAAAAGCCACAGGGACATCAGAAGATGCTGGTGGTTTTCACTGGCTGGTATCAACATCTGAACAGGTTCTCAACAGGCTCCTTTACAGGCTGGAGCTaccctgcttttccctgtctATTCTCTTCTGCTCACAGCTGACATATTCCCAATTACTGCATGTCTGAAGTATAATCTCAGGTGTAGCTTGGAACATACTCCCACCTCTGGTCATTGAGGACCTTATCGGCCCTGTTTCTGAAGTATCCTATCCCTGGATGTTCTTCTGAACTTTTAGGGGTTTCAAAACAAGTCTCAGATTTTTTGTAGCTCTTGTTTGCTGACAGCACATCTCCTTTAACCTCAGTTACCTCAGGAAAGGGAGGTGTGTTTATGAAGGAGAATTTTTGCTTATTTCTTcatattcctttcctttctttcccaagaagaaaaaaaaggttttacaaccaaaatcaaaatacacacacacacataaaagtCCAAAGTTACATGCATAAAAGGAAAGGGACTTTCTGTTGATCAACTTACTGTATGAATACTTTGTCTCTTTCTTAATCTCACCATCCTCCTCATATTCCCTGCAGAGAAAAAGGGCTGGGATGAGAATCAAAACAGTGCACACACACCCCTGCTAAAGGCAGAATACACTTCACCAATGAAATGTACAGACAGATCTCTGGCAGCACAGACTTATCTTTATACATAACCTAACTCTTCTCTGGACTACCTGTTCTGAATACAGATTTTCTGTACCAGGAGAAAACTGTACACAAATGCTCAACAGCCACAACCTTTTTATTCCCATGTTTTGAACAAGGAGGTGTCAACTACACTGATGAGGAACAACCAGAATTAAATATAGTGAGACAAGCTGGCCCAAATCAAGTCTCTAACAAATGCTGCACCATAAGCATGCTAAaactaagaaattatttttcacaccTTCACTACCTCTGACCTTTTTTTTATATGATATGAAAGACATTTGGAACATGAATTCTGGGCAGTCACACCTACATAATAGCTAATAACATTCATACTACCATCAGTGGAATTATTAGCAATAGTAGAAATGTTTTCCCTATTTGGGTTGCAACTATTAGCAGAGCAGTTTACATCTCTCAAGGAAATTAAAGTGAttctctaaaggaaaaaaaacccaagagttCTAGAATTCTCTTGCTATGAAGaggcttttttttatttggtttttatttttccctttggtataaggaaagaaaaaaaatgtgatagGATCCTGGTAACACAACAGCCTCATAAACTACTTTTAAAGATTAGTTTCACTTACTTGGAATCTTCATATTCAACCCACTGGTACATTTCCACATTACGCTTAAGTTTGACAGCTTGGATGGAGAGCCCATAGCTGGGGTCAAACAAAGGCTGtgcaaaaattaaagaaaatacaagtcAGTCTAAATGCTGTACCTCACAACCTCAAACACAGTACTTTTACTACTGAACCCATTTATATACCTCACTGTACAGCTAGCACTAACTTACACACAGATGAACACAGTATAAACATtatgaaagacaaaaaggaatGTCTCTGGCAAATCCGACCTGAAGAATCATCATCAAAAGTTATTGTCATAGTGAGGAATGAAACAGAACTGCTGACTCTGGGTTTACAGGTTTCAGTGTTTAAACCAGGAGATTCTGTTTTGCTGGAAGGTGCTGTGTTACCTTCTGCAATGTGAGTGGACCATGGAAATTGTCACGACTACTGAAAAGTAAAAACTTGCAGAGCTCTGGTGCTGCAAGAGCCTGAAGACTTAACAATATCATGAGCACACAACAGGTTCCCTACACAAATGGCAACTGAAATTATCCATGAAGGGCAGCTTGGGGGTAAACACAGCTAGAGCTGGCATTGGCTTGAAGAAGGAAGTGCAAGGCCATTCAGCATCTCCCTGATACCAGGCCAAGAACCAGAGCTTGAGTGGTAGCTGCCAATGCATAGAGGAGGAGAAAGCCATGTGTCTTTTCCTGGATATCAAACAAAACCTTGATTGGCAAAgacttttccttccctccaagCTTGAAATACTCATATGTTtaagataatattttatttaccttAGATGTACTCAGAGCTCCAGCCAAGTGCACCAGTCTCCCCTCATTCTGCTGAGAGATACTGTGGATGCTGTCAAGAGGGACCACAAGAGAAAGGCCCTCATCGAGAGACTTGGCTGTCCTTAAAGCTCGTCCCTgcaatgaagaaaacagaaatcaagTTGTGGAGAATCAACGtcacagcagcattttgtgAACAAGATTAGCAGCATCACAAGAATGCATGACCACAAGGAATGCTTGTATATTCAGCCCAAGGCATATTTTTGAAACACACTTGTACTTCTCCATTCTCTGTCTGAGACAGTTTGGGGCAGTACTTCTTACCCAGGCAGAAGGACCATTAACATTGACTAAGCTTCTCAAACAGACCCAAATTCTTTCTACACAGGTCTAAACATACTGCTCTGCACCTCTTACCTGAATAACTGCAAAAATGATACAAATTATGGTTCATTTTCCACACATCTATACTGACTCCTTGGCAGAAGTTTTCCCTGCCTTATTATCATATCCTGATatggtttttttctgcaaagtcATCAGAATTTGAAGTAgttgtttttcctcttgtagAGGTAGGAAAAGAAGTCGCTACATGAAAATCCACAGAATTCTGATCTCTACTTCAAAATTGCCAAAACAAGTACGTTTTCCACGGTAGGGTGTTAAGATCCCTggcttacttttttttttttttttttaatctaaaaccAAGAAATAATACTGagaaaaaccaaataaataactCCTCCAATTTTGCAACATGGGGTATGAATTTCTTTGAAGTAATTATAACACCACTAGAAATGAGGACCTTTTGTtatctcaagaaaaaaagagggctGGCTCATGCAACCCTATTACCACAGGCTGTTTCATCAGCAGTTTACAAGCTTTGGATCTTAACTCTCATCAAACACTGCTACTGTCTCTACTATACCTAGTTACAGGAAAATACTACCTGTGGCCTGTGACTTCACTTTTCTGTTATATCCCAAGCATAAGCACCAGGTCCCCAGACAAAATCTCCTCTTCTCATGGATCAAGTAATAATGCTGTATGCCAACACTGACAGTATTGCACTTACTTCATTGGTAAAAAGAAGGTAGAAAGCCAGAAGAAATGTCACAAGTCCAATCAACATGCCTCCAGAAGTCTCACTGAGCCGCTCCAGGAACCCTGGTTTGGGCTCACTTGTGATTTTAACATGCTCTTTTCTGCTGCCTGTGTCAGAGAACTgttgaaaataa is a window of Vidua macroura isolate BioBank_ID:100142 chromosome 13, ASM2450914v1, whole genome shotgun sequence DNA encoding:
- the TMEM43 gene encoding transmembrane protein 43 produces the protein MSRNFSDTGSRKEHVKITSEPKPGFLERLSETSGGMLIGLVTFLLAFYLLFTNEGRALRTAKSLDEGLSLVVPLDSIHSISQQNEGRLVHLAGALSTSKPLFDPSYGLSIQAVKLKRNVEMYQWVEYEDSKEYEEDGEIKKETKYSYNTEWKSEVVNSRNFDREIGHKNPSAMAVESFTVVSPNVQVGSFVLSKGLVDKIDDFKQLSLSHLEDPHADVTRREDYFYHSDNPRRPEVGDLRVSFFYAGLSGDDPHLGSADKVTVIARQRGDQLVPYHTKSGDVLEILYPGDLSVEEVFQKEHESNTMKTWALRAAGWLSMFVGISLMTRIFYTLVDWFPVVRDLVNVGLKAFAVCVASSLSLLTISVGWLFYRPLWALLLALLSIVPILVARSRVLPKKQQ